GAGTTGCGTTCGTCGCGCGGGAACGCGCGCTCGCCCACCAATGTATCGAAGCGTCCGTTGAGCAGATACGACTTGATGTTCGCAAACGCGAGCTCGCCGCCGTAGTAGAACGATGTCGCGTACCCCGCATCGCCCAGATCCCGGCTCAACATGGGAAGTTTGGCGGCGCGATTCGGCGTATTCATCACCTGGACGTGCGGCAGGGGCGGAAAGCCGCTCAGGATGGCGACGAGCCCCTTGGCGCTTCGGTCTCCCGAGGCGTAGAAGTGGTCGAAGAAGACGCCGTCGCGGACGAGCGAGTCCAGGTTCGGCGTGACGCCGGGCACGCCGCCTAACGGAGCCACGACCTTGGCCGTGAGACTCTCCCAGATGATGAGAATGATGTTGGGCCGGCGGATCCGGAGCAGCGCGGGCGGCGTGGCCGCCGGATCCGCGAGCAGGCTGTCCACGACGCGGCGCGCGGTGGCCGCGTCGATGGTCGTGTACGGATTCGCGCGGCCCAACGCATTCTCGGTGGTCAGCGAGTGCGCGACGTTCCACGGCACGTTGAGCGCGGCCTGGTTCGCGAATTCGTTGCTCGAGAAGTACACGCTGCTCTGATTGAGCGGCGTCCACTGCACGCCGCCGCGAATCGGCACGATGAGGAGAGCCCCGAGCACGAGGGCTGCGGCCGCGGCTCCGGTCGTGGTCGGGCGCGCGTCCAATCGGCGCGCGACGAGCCGGCGATACGCGACGATGCAAAGCGCGCCGAAGACGAGCGCGACTATGGCGCAGAGGACCACCGGGCCGGACTCTGCCGACGCATACGCTTCCACCGGGGTCCGCAAGTAGGTGAGAGGCGTTGCGTCCAGCCGCACGCCCCACGCATCGTAAATACCGAGGTCGGCCGCCGTGAACAGCGTGACCACGACGACCAGGGCATAGGTATATGTGGTGAGTGCCGCCCGAACCACACTCGGCCGCACGACGCGGCCAAGGATGATGAGCAGTGATGGCACTATCGTCGCGTACGCAGCAGCAGAAAGGTCCATGCGCGCGCCGTTGAGGAACACCCGGCCGATGGTGCCGATGCCCAACTGCGCGGCAGCGTGATGTTCGTAGACGATGAAGATGCCCCGCGCGACGAGGAACGCGGCCGTCCAGAACAGCAGATAGGAAACGAGAAACAGCACGCGATCGGCGACGACGGATCGCGCGGCCGGCTGGGGATGGAAGTG
This portion of the Gemmatimonadaceae bacterium genome encodes:
- a CDS encoding LTA synthase family protein, giving the protein MHFHPQPAARSVVADRVLFLVSYLLFWTAAFLVARGIFIVYEHHAAAQLGIGTIGRVFLNGARMDLSAAAYATIVPSLLIILGRVVRPSVVRAALTTYTYALVVVVTLFTAADLGIYDAWGVRLDATPLTYLRTPVEAYASAESGPVVLCAIVALVFGALCIVAYRRLVARRLDARPTTTGAAAAALVLGALLIVPIRGGVQWTPLNQSSVYFSSNEFANQAALNVPWNVAHSLTTENALGRANPYTTIDAATARRVVDSLLADPAATPPALLRIRRPNIILIIWESLTAKVVAPLGGVPGVTPNLDSLVRDGVFFDHFYASGDRSAKGLVAILSGFPPLPHVQVMNTPNRAAKLPMLSRDLGDAGYATSFYYGGELAFANIKSYLLNGRFDTLVGERAFPRDERNSKWGAHDQYVLGRLLRDVPSMRRPFFSALFTLSSHEPFEVPMAPVFPGHDQRAKFLNSQVYADRSVGAFVRAARAQPWWDSTLVVIVADHGHPLPHLLLPNGTQADSRQRIPMLWLGGALTRRDTVITRFGAQTDLAPTLLAQLGLGHVQYHFGHDVLAPGATSFAYYSFLDGFGVADARGSLVYDALARRVTERYGDAGEPEQRAGLSLLRLSFQAYLDK